Proteins from a single region of Bartonella sp. M0283:
- a CDS encoding MarR family winged helix-turn-helix transcriptional regulator, which produces MSEKINLEKFIPYRLARIATLISRDLQETYSKHSHLTVPEWRVLVTLGDFEKMTAKEIGRHSSMHKTKVSRAVRALEDRRWLVRTENEIDRREEYLSLSAKGKEIYYDLVPFALNFQKKILNTLGKDAERFQELLTRIEKHYEK; this is translated from the coding sequence ATGTCTGAAAAAATTAATCTGGAAAAATTTATTCCTTATCGTCTGGCTCGCATTGCGACGTTGATTTCGCGCGATTTGCAGGAAACCTATAGCAAGCATTCCCATTTAACTGTGCCGGAATGGCGTGTTCTTGTGACACTTGGTGATTTCGAAAAAATGACAGCAAAGGAAATCGGCAGACATTCTTCTATGCATAAAACCAAGGTTAGTAGGGCAGTGCGTGCACTGGAAGATCGCCGTTGGCTGGTGCGTACAGAAAACGAAATCGACCGTAGAGAGGAATATCTGTCCTTATCGGCCAAAGGGAAAGAAATTTATTATGATCTTGTGCCTTTCGCTTTGAATTTTCAGAAAAAAATATTGAACACGCTTGGAAAAGATGCAGAGCGTTTTCAGGAACTTTTAACCCGCATTGAAAAACATTATGAAAAATAG
- a CDS encoding MFS transporter, giving the protein MHNPEKEDVSESVNLAALIDGGRLTPYHALVVIIASVSIILDGFDSQLMGYAIPTLMKEWGIVREAFVPAVTASFIGMVVGGIITGLMADRFGRKKLLLINLFIFGIATLIIGFTTTVTQIACFRFIAGLGIGGAMPVCATIVAEFAPVRSRALIVTGTIVCTPLGGMVAGYFTGYILPHFGWQTLFFVGGVMPIVLIAIVWALLPETPFYLLKHENRWADLRKLLRRMHIHVADNVSFEKETQKEKKDNKRFSELFKPEFRSDTIALCFVFLFCGYTVYSAFGWLPTMLTAEHVSIESASYSLANYNLGGFLGALVCGYAISKMGSFWPMVVSGIGSWASLLVLSAIDIPTNIGLMTTLLVLHGFFINGIQAPMYALCAYAFPTDIRTTGMSTASSCGRVGAIISGFVGAPVITKFGGVGYLLMLVACMVIVTFGVLAIRKHIPSPRVSRITEFKKEIQKS; this is encoded by the coding sequence TTGCATAATCCCGAAAAAGAAGACGTCTCTGAATCTGTAAATTTGGCGGCACTTATTGATGGCGGGCGTTTGACGCCTTACCATGCATTGGTGGTTATTATTGCTTCGGTTTCCATCATATTGGATGGCTTTGACAGCCAGTTGATGGGATATGCCATTCCAACCTTGATGAAGGAATGGGGAATTGTTCGCGAAGCTTTTGTTCCGGCAGTGACCGCCAGTTTTATCGGAATGGTCGTCGGTGGCATCATTACCGGCCTGATGGCTGACCGGTTTGGCCGAAAGAAATTACTTTTAATCAATCTCTTTATATTCGGCATTGCGACTTTGATTATCGGCTTTACGACAACAGTCACCCAGATCGCATGTTTCCGGTTTATAGCGGGATTGGGCATTGGCGGGGCTATGCCGGTTTGTGCAACCATTGTTGCGGAATTTGCTCCGGTGCGTTCACGTGCTCTCATTGTTACCGGAACGATTGTTTGCACCCCCTTGGGCGGGATGGTTGCCGGCTATTTTACCGGATATATTTTACCACATTTCGGTTGGCAGACACTCTTTTTCGTTGGCGGTGTCATGCCTATCGTGCTTATCGCTATTGTTTGGGCATTATTACCCGAAACTCCTTTTTATCTCCTCAAACATGAAAACCGCTGGGCAGATTTACGAAAGCTTCTTAGGCGTATGCATATCCATGTTGCCGACAATGTTTCGTTTGAAAAGGAAACACAAAAAGAGAAAAAGGATAACAAACGTTTCAGCGAGCTTTTCAAACCGGAGTTCCGATCCGATACGATTGCATTATGTTTTGTTTTTCTATTCTGCGGCTATACTGTTTATTCCGCTTTCGGATGGTTGCCGACCATGCTGACGGCCGAACATGTCAGTATTGAAAGTGCCAGTTATAGCCTTGCCAATTACAATTTGGGCGGTTTTCTCGGGGCACTTGTTTGCGGTTATGCAATCAGCAAAATGGGATCTTTTTGGCCGATGGTGGTGAGCGGCATAGGTTCGTGGGCAAGTCTATTGGTATTGAGCGCAATAGATATTCCAACAAATATCGGTTTGATGACAACGCTTCTGGTTTTACACGGATTTTTTATCAACGGTATTCAGGCGCCTATGTATGCTCTTTGCGCATATGCTTTTCCGACCGATATACGCACAACCGGTATGTCAACGGCTTCTTCGTGCGGACGCGTCGGGGCGATCATTTCGGGTTTTGTTGGCGCACCTGTCATTACGAAATTTGGTGGCGTAGGCTATCTTCTTATGCTGGTTGCTTGCATGGTGATTGTGACTTTCGGCGTTCTGGCTATTCGTAAACACATTCCATCTCCCAGAGTAAGCAGGATCACCGAGTTCAAAAAAGAAATACAAAAATCCTGA
- a CDS encoding CoA transferase subunit A translates to MQKLYANAAEALAGLLEDGQTIMCGGFGLCGIPETLINALKISGVKDLTVVSNNAGIDGIGLGQLLETRQIRKMISSYVGENRLFAEQFLSGQLEVEFNPQGTLAERIRAGGAGIPAFYTKTGVGTLVAEGKEHKEFKGEIYVMEEGIFADIALVHAWKADHEGNLVYRKTARNFNPVMATAAKVTIAEVENLVATGEIDPDHIHTPGIYVSRIVYEPQPVKHIEQRTTRKKSEGENEHGMDKR, encoded by the coding sequence TTGCAGAAATTATATGCAAATGCAGCAGAAGCACTCGCAGGCCTACTGGAAGATGGCCAAACAATTATGTGTGGCGGCTTTGGCCTTTGTGGCATACCTGAAACACTGATCAATGCACTAAAAATTTCCGGTGTCAAAGATTTGACAGTTGTTTCTAATAATGCGGGCATTGATGGTATCGGCCTTGGACAATTACTTGAGACCAGGCAGATCAGGAAAATGATTTCTTCCTATGTCGGAGAAAACCGTTTGTTCGCCGAACAATTTCTTTCCGGTCAATTGGAGGTGGAATTCAATCCGCAAGGAACACTTGCCGAGCGTATTCGCGCCGGTGGTGCCGGAATACCTGCTTTCTATACAAAAACAGGCGTTGGAACACTTGTTGCAGAAGGCAAGGAACACAAAGAGTTCAAAGGCGAAATCTATGTTATGGAAGAAGGGATCTTTGCCGATATTGCCCTTGTTCACGCATGGAAAGCTGACCATGAAGGCAATCTCGTTTACCGGAAAACAGCGCGTAATTTCAATCCGGTTATGGCAACAGCCGCAAAGGTAACCATTGCCGAGGTGGAAAATCTTGTAGCCACCGGCGAAATTGATCCCGACCATATTCATACACCGGGGATTTATGTTTCCCGAATTGTCTATGAACCTCAACCGGTCAAACATATTGAACAACGGACAACGCGTAAAAAATCCGAAGGGGAAAACGAGCATGGCATGGACAAGAGATGA
- a CDS encoding 3-oxoacid CoA-transferase subunit B: MAWTRDDMAKRAAKELRDGYYVNLGIGIPTLVSNYIPDSIDVCLQSENGMLGMGPFPFEGEEDADLINAGKQTVTELKKTSYFSSAESFAMVRGGHIDLSILGAMEVSLSGDIANWMIPGKMVKGMGGAMDLVAGVKRVVVVMEHEAKGKPKLLNECTLPLTGKRCVDIVITDLGVFTLARKGEPKLELVELATGVNLDEIRAKTEAEFTVRL; the protein is encoded by the coding sequence ATGGCATGGACAAGAGATGATATGGCAAAGCGGGCCGCGAAAGAATTGCGGGACGGTTATTATGTCAATCTGGGTATCGGTATCCCGACCCTCGTTTCAAATTATATTCCGGATTCTATCGACGTTTGTCTTCAGAGCGAGAACGGAATGCTTGGCATGGGGCCTTTTCCTTTTGAAGGAGAAGAAGATGCGGACCTGATCAATGCGGGAAAACAGACTGTCACCGAGCTTAAAAAAACCAGTTATTTTTCAAGCGCCGAAAGTTTCGCAATGGTGCGCGGTGGACATATCGATTTATCGATATTGGGTGCAATGGAGGTTTCCCTTAGCGGGGACATTGCAAATTGGATGATACCCGGAAAAATGGTCAAAGGTATGGGGGGAGCGATGGACCTTGTCGCCGGTGTCAAACGGGTTGTTGTGGTTATGGAGCATGAGGCCAAAGGCAAGCCCAAATTGCTGAACGAGTGCACATTGCCACTTACCGGAAAAAGATGCGTAGATATCGTCATTACAGATCTTGGCGTTTTCACTTTGGCACGAAAGGGAGAACCCAAACTCGAGCTTGTCGAACTTGCTACCGGTGTCAATCTTGATGAAATCCGGGCAAAAACCGAAGCCGAATTTACCGTGAGACTTTAA
- a CDS encoding acetyl-CoA C-acetyltransferase, translated as MMKAICPPIVIASAKRTPVGSLNGALSSLPAHQLGAIAIRAVIEQAQLSPEDVDEVILGQVLTAAQGQNPARQAALAAGIKVESTAMVINQLCGSGLRAVALGMQQILTGSAKIIVAGGQESMSQAPHAARLREGTKMGNVSLVDTMIVDGLTDAFYGYHMGITAENVAKAYNITREEQDIFATSSQNKAEAAQKSGKFVEEIVPVEIATRKEKKIIRDDEHIRYGSTVEGMQKLRPAFEREGSVTAGNASGINDGAAAVLLMTEKEAEKRNITPLARIISWATAGVPPELMGTGPIPASRKALQQAGWSVDDLDLVEANEAFAAQSLAVCKELELDPDKVNVNGGAIAIGHPIGASGARVLTSLLFEMQRQKAKKGLACLCIGGGMGIAMCVERP; from the coding sequence ATGATGAAAGCAATTTGCCCTCCCATTGTTATAGCATCGGCCAAACGCACGCCGGTCGGTTCGTTAAACGGAGCTCTATCCTCCCTTCCGGCCCATCAATTGGGGGCAATTGCCATTCGCGCGGTCATAGAACAGGCGCAACTTTCGCCCGAAGATGTCGATGAAGTTATTTTGGGACAGGTGCTTACCGCCGCACAGGGGCAAAATCCGGCGCGTCAGGCAGCTCTTGCTGCCGGTATTAAAGTTGAAAGCACCGCTATGGTGATAAACCAGCTCTGCGGCTCGGGCTTGCGGGCAGTTGCTCTTGGAATGCAACAAATATTGACAGGGTCTGCCAAGATTATTGTTGCCGGTGGTCAGGAATCGATGTCGCAGGCGCCGCATGCCGCGAGACTGCGCGAGGGCACCAAAATGGGCAATGTTTCCTTGGTCGACACGATGATTGTGGATGGGCTCACCGACGCCTTTTATGGTTATCATATGGGAATTACCGCCGAGAATGTTGCAAAAGCCTATAATATCACCCGTGAAGAACAGGATATTTTTGCAACTTCATCACAAAACAAGGCCGAGGCTGCACAAAAATCGGGAAAATTCGTTGAAGAAATCGTTCCTGTAGAAATTGCAACGCGCAAAGAAAAGAAGATTATCCGTGACGATGAACATATCCGTTATGGGAGCACTGTTGAAGGAATGCAAAAATTGCGTCCTGCTTTTGAAAGGGAAGGAAGTGTTACAGCGGGCAATGCCTCCGGTATTAACGACGGCGCTGCTGCAGTTCTTCTCATGACAGAAAAAGAAGCAGAAAAACGCAATATAACACCCTTGGCACGAATTATATCCTGGGCAACTGCCGGTGTTCCACCCGAATTAATGGGCACTGGCCCCATACCTGCAAGTCGCAAGGCGCTTCAACAAGCCGGTTGGTCGGTTGATGATCTCGATCTTGTTGAAGCAAATGAGGCATTTGCTGCCCAATCATTGGCCGTTTGCAAGGAACTGGAACTTGATCCCGACAAAGTCAATGTGAATGGCGGCGCAATTGCTATCGGCCATCCGATCGGAGCTTCCGGTGCGCGCGTGCTCACCAGCCTATTGTTTGAAATGCAAAGACAGAAGGCTAAAAAAGGCCTCGCCTGTTTATGCATCGGTGGAGGAATGGGAATTGCAATGTGCGTAGAACGCCCGTGA
- a CDS encoding glycosyltransferase family 2 protein — translation MKLSVVIPCRNEAENLAFLLDEVDNAMQGRDYEILVVDDGSSDDTPQVLYKRMSEGKPLRHIRHDRSAGQSAAVRSGVFAATGDIVLTIDGDGQNNPVYLPKLADALIAAGPDYGLAAGQRLKRTDTKLKQLSSKLANKLRQAILKDNTRDSGCGLKAIRTDLFRQLPFFDGWHRYLPALVLREGYKTAHIDVIDRQRAHGHSNYGILDRGLRGILDLYGVWWLRRRRKVVPKVTEISARSEK, via the coding sequence ATGAAACTATCTGTCGTTATTCCCTGTCGTAATGAAGCTGAAAATCTGGCCTTTTTGCTTGATGAAGTCGATAATGCCATGCAAGGCCGCGATTACGAAATTCTGGTCGTGGACGATGGTTCGAGTGATGATACACCTCAGGTATTATATAAGCGCATGAGTGAAGGCAAACCGCTGCGCCATATCCGGCATGACCGTTCAGCCGGACAAAGTGCGGCGGTGCGTTCGGGGGTTTTTGCTGCGACCGGCGATATTGTTCTGACAATTGATGGAGATGGGCAGAACAATCCGGTTTATTTACCGAAGCTTGCCGATGCGCTTATTGCAGCAGGACCGGATTATGGGCTTGCAGCAGGTCAACGTTTGAAACGTACCGATACGAAATTGAAACAGCTTTCTTCCAAACTTGCCAATAAATTGCGGCAGGCAATTTTGAAAGACAATACGCGTGATTCAGGATGCGGGTTGAAAGCAATTCGCACCGATCTATTTCGACAATTGCCATTCTTTGATGGTTGGCACCGTTATCTTCCGGCGCTGGTTCTGCGGGAAGGATACAAAACCGCGCATATTGATGTGATTGATCGCCAGCGTGCGCACGGGCATTCCAATTACGGCATTCTTGATCGTGGTCTTCGGGGGATATTGGATCTTTATGGTGTCTGGTGGCTGCGCCGCAGGCGCAAAGTTGTTCCCAAGGTAACAGAAATAAGTGCCAGGAGCGAAAAATGA
- a CDS encoding lipid-A-disaccharide synthase N-terminal domain-containing protein, with translation MSDLFSQFAQWLHDVFVAQWDGWIVLGFVAQALFMMRFVVQWLASEKAKKSVMPVAFWFFSLGGGVLLFIYAIRQKDPVFIAGQGLGLIVYIRNLSLIYREKKHKHMAE, from the coding sequence ATGAGCGATTTATTCTCACAATTTGCCCAATGGCTCCATGATGTCTTTGTTGCCCAGTGGGATGGCTGGATTGTTCTGGGGTTTGTTGCGCAGGCGCTTTTTATGATGCGTTTCGTTGTGCAGTGGCTTGCCTCGGAAAAAGCAAAGAAAAGCGTTATGCCTGTTGCTTTCTGGTTTTTCTCGCTCGGCGGAGGAGTTCTTTTATTCATTTATGCAATTCGCCAGAAAGATCCGGTGTTTATTGCCGGACAGGGACTGGGCCTGATTGTTTACATCCGCAATCTTTCCTTGATCTATCGCGAAAAGAAACACAAACACATGGCGGAATGA
- a CDS encoding glycosyltransferase family 39 protein: MAKYKPDYGSAAVCFIILYFAFQTVFVTVFSQGAGLDDAELASNISYWNWGYGGSQPPLYTWIAYGVEQLFGLHFYLLQVIKFGLLATTFLGVYLGLRLLDVRPVVAGASMLAMFLLPQIGWESQRALTHSIMGTAGSAYSFAAFCLFIRKPSFFRAIILGLASATAILGKYNGTLFLVALYCGTALTPEFRNALKNRYFPLAIVTTCAAIAPAFIYMFAHPASVVARANKLAMGKTGNFFSDRLSGLADFFVASLGFVSVALILALILAGLHSFSNSKVSQLTTSEENRAEHLVYHILLFGILLVLALVLVLGITNVKDRWLQPLLFLAPAYFTLVLSRLCYSLKYVRAFGILGAVAALVVPCVLYINIATAYNRFDPPEQLFDYKKLNQALRTEGPFTMVFARHPQLPGNLRLIDPTLKTLHVGSPSVSEKLETPLMVLWSGNGKLPEDLREALFAAGLPVVGKTGEVEVGFIGGSDVKRIVSYLYLP; this comes from the coding sequence ATGGCAAAATATAAACCGGATTACGGCAGCGCGGCCGTTTGCTTCATCATACTCTATTTTGCTTTCCAAACGGTCTTTGTAACTGTTTTTTCACAAGGCGCCGGCCTTGATGATGCCGAGCTTGCCTCCAATATCAGTTACTGGAATTGGGGCTATGGCGGCTCCCAACCACCACTCTATACATGGATTGCTTATGGAGTCGAGCAACTCTTCGGACTTCATTTCTACTTGTTACAAGTGATCAAGTTCGGTCTGCTTGCCACAACTTTTCTTGGAGTTTATCTCGGCCTCAGACTCCTTGATGTTCGCCCTGTTGTTGCCGGAGCATCCATGCTTGCAATGTTTCTGCTTCCGCAGATTGGATGGGAATCACAACGCGCCCTCACCCACTCCATCATGGGCACGGCAGGATCTGCTTATTCATTTGCCGCATTTTGTCTTTTTATACGTAAACCGTCTTTTTTCAGGGCAATTATTCTCGGACTTGCCTCTGCTACCGCAATTTTGGGAAAATACAATGGCACACTTTTTCTCGTAGCACTTTACTGCGGTACTGCTCTCACTCCCGAATTTCGAAACGCTTTGAAAAATCGCTATTTCCCTTTAGCCATTGTCACCACTTGTGCGGCAATCGCGCCTGCTTTCATCTATATGTTTGCCCATCCTGCCAGTGTTGTTGCGCGCGCCAATAAGCTTGCTATGGGCAAAACAGGAAACTTTTTTTCCGATCGTCTGAGCGGATTGGCCGACTTCTTTGTTGCCTCTTTGGGTTTTGTTTCCGTTGCCCTCATTCTTGCGCTCATTCTTGCGGGCTTACACAGCTTCTCCAATTCAAAAGTATCACAATTGACGACGAGCGAAGAAAACAGAGCCGAGCATCTTGTTTATCATATTCTGCTTTTCGGAATTTTGCTTGTTCTCGCACTTGTTCTCGTGCTTGGTATCACCAATGTCAAAGATCGGTGGCTGCAACCTCTGCTTTTCCTTGCGCCTGCCTATTTCACGCTTGTCCTCTCACGACTGTGTTATTCTTTGAAATATGTGCGCGCCTTCGGTATATTAGGGGCAGTCGCAGCATTGGTTGTACCTTGTGTTCTCTATATTAACATAGCAACGGCCTATAATCGTTTTGACCCGCCCGAACAGCTTTTTGATTATAAAAAACTCAATCAGGCACTTCGCACAGAGGGTCCGTTCACAATGGTCTTTGCGCGCCATCCGCAATTACCGGGAAATCTACGTTTGATTGACCCGACGCTTAAAACTCTTCACGTCGGTTCTCCATCTGTCAGCGAAAAACTCGAAACGCCACTTATGGTTTTGTGGTCAGGTAATGGAAAATTGCCGGAAGACTTGCGTGAGGCTCTCTTTGCAGCCGGTTTACCCGTTGTCGGCAAAACCGGCGAAGTGGAAGTCGGTTTTATTGGCGGAAGTGATGTCAAACGCATCGTTTCCTACCTCTATCTCCCCTGA
- a CDS encoding UDP-glucose/GDP-mannose dehydrogenase family protein has translation MKITMIGSGYVGLVSGVCFAEFGFDVTCVDANPDIIARLNKGEATIFEPGLDEMMVRNIKEQRLSFSIDLENSVKEADVIFLAVGTPSRRGDGEADLHFIEQAADQVAHAMKDGAVIVIKSTVVVGTNSRIRKRIEKLRPDIHFSMVSNPEFLREGSAIEDFMRPDRVVVGVEDERGRETMRRLYRPLYLRETPLVITSLENAELIKYAANAFLAMKVTFINQVADLCEKTGGNIQEVAQAIGMDKRIGSKFLHAGPGFGGSCFPKDTRAFAATGLHYNAPQQLIETVISINEERKIKMGERIIKAAKEKNTDTVAVLGVTFKPNTDDIRESPALSIIKVLQEAGLTIRAHDPEGEEQAKKVLDNIVWCSSPYEAAKGAGVLTIITEWNAYRALNLKKLAELMPQGKIIDLRNIYKKEEFQNIDLDYISIGR, from the coding sequence ATGAAAATTACCATGATCGGTAGCGGTTATGTCGGGCTGGTTTCAGGTGTTTGCTTCGCCGAATTCGGTTTCGATGTGACCTGTGTTGACGCCAATCCTGATATTATTGCCCGATTGAACAAAGGGGAAGCAACTATTTTTGAACCCGGACTGGACGAAATGATGGTCAGAAACATCAAAGAACAACGTCTGTCTTTTTCAATCGATCTTGAAAATAGCGTCAAAGAAGCTGATGTAATTTTCCTGGCCGTTGGTACGCCATCGCGTCGCGGCGATGGTGAAGCAGATTTACACTTTATAGAACAGGCTGCCGATCAGGTAGCTCATGCTATGAAGGATGGTGCAGTTATCGTAATTAAATCGACTGTTGTTGTCGGCACCAATTCGCGCATTCGTAAACGTATAGAAAAATTGCGTCCGGATATCCATTTTTCAATGGTCTCCAACCCAGAGTTTTTACGTGAAGGTTCGGCTATTGAAGACTTCATGCGCCCTGATCGGGTTGTCGTGGGCGTCGAAGATGAACGCGGACGCGAAACAATGCGCAGGCTTTATCGACCGCTTTATTTAAGAGAAACACCACTCGTCATCACTTCGCTCGAAAATGCCGAACTGATAAAATATGCGGCCAATGCCTTCCTTGCAATGAAGGTCACTTTTATCAATCAGGTTGCCGATTTATGCGAAAAAACCGGCGGCAATATTCAGGAAGTTGCTCAGGCAATCGGCATGGATAAACGTATTGGTTCCAAATTTTTACATGCCGGTCCCGGTTTTGGTGGCTCGTGTTTTCCAAAAGATACGCGCGCCTTTGCAGCAACCGGCCTTCATTACAATGCCCCTCAACAATTGATTGAAACAGTTATTTCAATCAACGAAGAACGTAAGATAAAAATGGGTGAACGCATTATCAAAGCCGCGAAAGAAAAAAACACCGATACAGTCGCGGTCCTTGGTGTAACATTCAAACCCAATACCGATGATATCCGTGAATCCCCTGCTTTGAGCATTATCAAAGTTTTGCAGGAGGCCGGCTTGACGATACGTGCCCATGATCCGGAAGGTGAAGAACAGGCCAAGAAAGTTCTGGATAATATTGTCTGGTGTTCCTCTCCTTATGAAGCTGCAAAAGGGGCCGGAGTACTCACAATTATTACAGAATGGAATGCCTATCGCGCACTTAACCTGAAAAAACTCGCCGAACTTATGCCACAGGGGAAAATTATAGATTTGCGCAATATCTATAAAAAGGAAGAATTTCAAAATATAGATCTGGACTATATATCCATTGGCCGTTGA
- the pncA gene encoding bifunctional nicotinamidase/pyrazinamidase, protein MATEALIVVDVQNDFLPGGALAVPDGDLILPTVQALMVRFDHVILTQDWHPQNHQSFASNHTGFSAYDTITVDYGPQTLWPDHCVQGSDGAALHGSLPVDKAEMIIRKGMDPRIDSYSAFFENDRKTPTGLRGYLKERGINKLTFCGLATDFCVAYSALDAKNCGFDVSVALAACAGIDLNGSLDLMLKTMNDSDVKLLMGAL, encoded by the coding sequence ATGGCTACAGAGGCACTTATTGTCGTTGATGTACAAAATGATTTTTTACCCGGTGGTGCACTCGCTGTTCCCGATGGTGACCTTATCCTTCCAACTGTTCAAGCGCTGATGGTGCGCTTCGACCATGTTATCCTTACTCAGGATTGGCATCCGCAAAACCATCAAAGTTTTGCATCGAACCATACAGGTTTTTCTGCCTATGACACAATAACAGTCGATTATGGCCCGCAAACACTTTGGCCGGATCATTGCGTCCAGGGGTCGGATGGTGCAGCTCTTCACGGGTCACTGCCTGTGGATAAGGCTGAAATGATCATTCGCAAAGGGATGGACCCGAGAATTGACAGTTATTCGGCTTTTTTTGAAAATGACCGTAAAACCCCGACAGGGTTGCGCGGCTATCTGAAGGAACGTGGCATTAACAAGCTTACATTCTGCGGCCTTGCAACCGATTTTTGTGTGGCCTATTCGGCGCTGGACGCCAAGAATTGTGGCTTTGATGTGTCAGTAGCGCTTGCTGCTTGTGCCGGTATTGATCTCAACGGCTCGCTTGATCTTATGCTGAAAACCATGAATGATTCCGATGTCAAACTGTTAATGGGCGCTCTTTAA